The Naumovozyma dairenensis CBS 421 chromosome 3, complete genome genome has a window encoding:
- the UBP3 gene encoding mRNA-binding ubiquitin-specific protease UBP3 (similar to Saccharomyces cerevisiae UBP3 (YER151C); ancestral locus Anc_8.202), which yields MSDNKEESYSMYPPTNTSNNNNGPMPPPQGNMPFSVYQAPMQMYSYPQSPYIYGQAPSYSFNMMNQNPMMYQNNSPNPNALGPQQHHHQHQQQQQHDMRMNKKKRNTNNNNNNMNGMMNPTMNNMNSKHHNNSNNNNSNNNVNNPSSYYQNYNSMKKNYQPSNNGPISSSISSNNNNNTTSNGAYDNYRFDMSKLSMKKTLEFPLFINTNQKDYAEARKKRREIQLKSFQATKQVRPIPEKEEITKSIGTTTDSKNILTLKENENTLKEKKLETPAPFKVAVAEEKQEDTAEEQQTVELTETKSDEKNKQTLEPQPSIEIRKEKAQQQIKEDTITPPKQENIEVEIVSEPKTKSQNQTTIDKPSTHKKEKHDKHDKQEKQTSKQLSSADTIKPSKEKSNVFKKEEKTEHKKKDKESRSKKDDVTSPSPSSSTVPSISRTGTPEPIKSTTSLSTIPSTPKLWAAVASGGISKSKQVSNTTGKSIASKTTIAINGETSSKNVHNDSNLRIPQRKDQKYIPSVTKGAESLGTIALRMCFDPDFTNYALETTSNNNTKDHKVPIKSIVSRGIVNVANICFMSSILQMLLSCKPFIDVLNVTSTRNLNSRVGPSSTKLLDACVALYSEFDKETFETEKNESSKITSSASSPSPVVPSSNDTRSSPPSSSSFSSSSSSSSSSSDDTMLTAPAPEISSASSSSPTNIEKGLGSKTPSTTRLLSATIKPSIVDAIKPDAFYKVLSTIPKFKDLQWGHQEDAEEFLTQLLDQLHEEIISAIECLTDNEIENLLQSITDEQLKIFIIRNLSRYNKAEFITKISPKLKELINKYGTMTDDTNDSGDSSNEWHEVSGTSKKGKKNKTAVKRTVDVTPSPISNIFGGQFRSVLDIPFNKESQSITLDPFQTIQLDISDPMINDLETAFKKFSEFELLPFKSSSGKDVEAKKQTFIDKLPQVLLIQLKRFSFVSNIGKDNGMTNYNSYNGRIEKIRKKINYNHELLVPVESVSSAILKNNESSRKYKLRAVVYHHGSSPDGGHYTADIYNKDLKKWFMIDDVNITELEDADVVNGGDNGLDTRTAYILMYEKEI from the coding sequence ATGTCTGATAATAAAGAGGAATCATACTCGATGTACCCACCTACGAACACCagcaataataacaatggaCCTATGCCACCTCCACAAGGAAACATGCCATTCTCTGTATATCAAGCTCCTATGCAAATGTACAGTTACCCACAAAGCccttatatatatggtcAAGCTCCAAGCTATTCCTTTAATATGATGAACCAAAATCCAATGATGTACCAAAATAATAGCCCGAACCCCAATGCATTGGGTCCACAgcaacatcatcatcaacaccaacagcaacaacaacatgaTATGAGAATGAATAAGAAGAAACGCAacacaaataataataacaacaacatgaATGGTATGATGAATCCAACTATGAACAACATGAACTCTAAAcatcataataatagtaataataacaacagCAATAACAATGTAAATAATCCTAGTAGTTATTATCAAAACTATAATAGcatgaagaaaaattaccAACCATCTAATAATGGTCcaatatcatcttctatttcttcaaacaataataataataccactAGTAACGGTGCTTATGATAACTATAGATTCGATATGTCAAAACTATCTATGAAAAAAACATTAGAATTCCcattattcattaatacTAACCAAAAGGATTATGCAGAagcaagaaagaaaagacGTGAAATACAATTGAAATCTTTTCAAGCAACTAAACAAGTGAGACCAATACcagaaaaggaagaaataaCTAAAAGTATAGGTACTACTACTGattccaaaaatatattaacgttaaaagaaaatgaaaataccctaaaggaaaagaaactCGAAACTCCTGCGCCTTTCAAAGTAGCAGTAGCAGAAGAAAAGCAAGAAGATACAGCAGAAGAACAGCAAACGGTTGAATTAACTGAAACCAAATctgatgaaaaaaataaacaaacattGGAACCTCAACCTTCCATTGAAATAAGGAAAGAGAAAGCGCAACAACAAATCAAAGAAGATACCATAACACCACCCAAGcaagaaaatattgaagTTGAAATTGTAAGTGAACCAAAAACTAAATCACAAAATCAAACAACGATAGACAAGCCATCCACTCATAAGAAGGAAAAACATGATAAGCACGATAAACAGGAAAAGCAAACATCTAAACAACTATCTTCAGCGGATACAATAAAACCTTCGAAGGAAAAGTCAAATGTCTttaaaaaggaagaaaaaactgaacataaaaagaaagataaaGAATCTCGTTCCAAAAAGGATGATGTAACTTCACCTTcaccttcatcatcaacagtACCTTCAATATCACGGACCGGAACTCCAGAACCAATAAAATCAACAACTTCTTTATCTACTATACCAAGTACACCAAAATTATGGGCAGCTGTCGCGTCAGGtggaatttcaaaatcaaaacaagTTAGTAATACTACTGGGAAATCTATAGCTAGCAAAACCACTATTGCCATCAACGGGGAAACTTCCTCAAAGAATGTACACAATGACTCTAATTTAAGAATTCCCCAAAGGAAGGACCAAAAATACATCCCTTCTGTAACTAAAGGTGCTGAATCATTAGGTACCATTGCATTAAGAATGTGTTTTGATCCTGATTTTACTAACTATGCATTAGAAACAACttcaaataacaatacGAAGGATCATAAAGTTccaattaaatcaattgttTCCAGGGGGATTGTTAATGTCGCtaatatttgtttcatgAGTTCTATTTTGCAAATGTTATTAAGTTGTAAACCATTTATTGATGTATTAAATGTTACCAGTACAAGAAACTTAAATTCAAGAGTAGGTCCATCATCAACCAAATTATTGGACGCATGTGTAGCTCTCTATTCTGAATTTGATAAGGAAACTTTTGAAACAGAAAAGAATGAATCATCCAAAATTACATCATCTGCTTCATCTCCATCTCCTGTAGTACcatcatcaaatgataCTAGATCTTCaccaccttcttcttcctctttttcttcttcttcttcttcttcatcgtctTCATCAGATGATACGATGTTGACGGCTCCAGCACCTGAAATTTCTTCTGCTTCTTCCTCCTCCCCTACgaatattgaaaagggGCTTGGTTCTAAAACTCCATCTACTACAAGGCTATTATCTGCTACTATTAAACCTAGCATTGTTGATGCAATTAAACCCGATGCCTTCTATAAAGTTTTATCAACCATACCTAAATTCAAAGATCTACAATGGGGCCATCAAGAAGATGCTGAAGAATTCCTTACTCAATTATTAGATCAATTACATGAAGAAATCATCTCCGCAATTGAATGCCTAACAGATAACGAAATTGAAAATCTATTACAAAGTATAACTGAtgaacaattgaaaattttcataatTAGAAACTTATCTCGTTACAATAAAGCTGAATTTATTACTAAAATTTCTCccaaattgaaagaattaataaacaaatacGGTACAATGACAGACGACACCAATGATTCAGGTGATTCAAGTAATGAATGGCATGAAGTCAGTGGTACCAGTAAAAAAGGTAAGAAAAACAAGACCGCGGTAAAACGTACCGTTGACGTGACACCATCACCAATCTCAAACATATTTGGTGGTCAATTCCGTTCAGTATTAGATATCCCATTCAATAAAGAATCACAATCAATTACATTAGATCCGTTCCAGACGATTCAGTTAGATATTTCTGATCCGATGATTAATGATTTGGAAACTGcattcaaaaaatttagtgaatttgaattattaccatttaAATCATCCAGTGGGAAAGATGTTGAAGCTAAAAAACAAACTTTCATAGATAAATTACCACAAGTCTTgttaattcaattgaaacGATTCTCTTTTGTTAGTAATATCGGTAAAGATAACGGAATGACTAATTATAATAGTTATAATGGTCGTATCGAAAAAATACGCaagaaaattaattataacCACGAATTGCTCGTTCCTGTGGAATCTGTATCTTCTgccattttgaaaaataatgaatccaGTAGGAAATATAAATTAAGAGCTGTGGTATATCATCATGGTAGTAGTCCAGATGGTGGTCATTACACTGCa
- the OXA1 gene encoding membrane insertase OXA1 (similar to Saccharomyces cerevisiae OXA1 (YER154W); ancestral locus Anc_8.206), translating into MPGQYLKSFPQVYCLSYSISNTSRPPTNIFTFRRHNSSSSSSSSSSTNVTTDTVLEATSSSNIPPPATSIPDIQTQLPSFDDVTASASSTMIDQTTQSVGELSNHIGYLNSIGMAQTWYWPADIIQHTLEYIHVYSGLPWWGTICVTTILIRLLMFPLYVKSSDTVARNSHIKPQLDKITKELMSSTDISKSQLLALERKKLLTENGIKTRWLMAPMLQLPLAIGFFNALRHMANHPVDGFTDQGIAWFQNLSLADPYLGLQFITAAVLISFTRLGGETGAQQFSPVMKRFFTILPLVSIPATMKLASAVVLYFAINGTFSVLQTMVLRNNWVRKQLKITDVKKQDQIQTTTVNGKAPAEENKGIWQSIRENMDNAKKQSEKRQFMKLKEEKLQKLIKEQNKNSKIKIVHKTQFKRNDDYQKRN; encoded by the coding sequence ATGCCAGGTCAGTACCTAAAATCATTCCCACAAGTATATTGTCtatcatattcaatttctaaTACATCAAGGCCACCTACTAATATATTTACGTTCCGCCGTcataattcatcatcatcatcatcatcatcgtcatcaaCTAATGTTACAACTGATACAGTTTTAGAAgcaacttcttcttcaaatatcCCACCTCCTGCCACATCTATCCCAGATATTCAAACTCAATTACCATCATTTGATGATGTCACCGCGTCAGCATCATCTACAATGATAGATCAAACAACTCAATCAGTAGGTGAATTATCAAACCATATTGGCTATTTAAACAGTATAGGAATGGCACAAACTTGGTATTGGCCAGCAGATATAATCCAACATACTTTAGAATACATTCATGTCTACTCGGGATTACCATGGTGGGGAACCATCTGTGTAACCACAATTCTAATAAGATTATTAATGTTCCCGTTATACGTGAAATCATCAGACACTGTCGCAAGAAATTCTCATATAAAGCCACAATTAGACAAAATTACAAAGGAATTAATGTCATCCACTGACATATCCAAGAGTCAATTATTAGCCCTCgaaagaaagaaactaTTGACTGAAAATGGTATAAAGACAAGATGGTTAATGGCTCCCATGTTACAATTACCCCTCGCTATTGGTTTCTTCAACGCATTGAGACACATGGCAAACCATCCAGTGGATGGATTCACTGATCAAGGTATTGCATGGTTCCAAAACTTATCCCTAGCGGATCCATACTTGGGTTTACAGTTCATTACAGCAGCTGTATTGATTTCATTCACTAGATTAGGTGGTGAAACTGGTGCTCAGCAATTTTCTCCCGTGATGAAACGATTTTTTACTATTTTACCTCTAGTCTCCATTCCTGCTACTATGAAATTAGCTTCCGCTGTAGTTCTATATTTCGCTATAAATGGGACATTTTCAGTTTTACAAACTATGGTATTAAGGAATAATTGGGTTAGGAAACAGTTAAAGATTACTGATGTGAAAAAACaagatcaaattcaaactACTACTGTTAATGGGAAAGCACCAGCGGAGGAAAATAAAGGGATTTGGCAATCGATTAGAGAAAATATGGATAATGCCAAGAAACAAAGTGAAAAGAGACAAtttatgaaattgaaagaggaaaaattacaaaaattgataaaagaacaaaacaaaaattctaaaattaaaatcGTTCATAAAACTcaatttaaaagaaatgatgattatcaaaaaagaaattaa
- the PET122 gene encoding Pet122p (similar to Saccharomyces cerevisiae PET122 (YER153C); ancestral locus Anc_8.205), translating to MIRNISGSRRYINDDARKRLFLNCLNRNFDQVLTEVRGIPRDEMDSNFLQLYLIKSCQWGHMDSIEYIWYKYVTQWKALTVPPKLLCDIGNICISYNKTYIPKQLYAYFNAVYGKRDNKSLRSKTEDHYALLRIRVESFAKGTLHTTKFREKWKVYLEDIDNNPYFNDVTNNHLIKVRDFPYLTQSMNHSCDEETASNILFGENRIAIKNPRSLILFLNMILLQDGTIFSTSFKTSVLKRFQQVYQSMELPNDTLTILKTLSRQ from the coding sequence ATGATACGAAATATTAGTGGTAGTAGAAGGTACATAAATGATGATGCAAGGAAAAGATTGTTTTTAAACTGTCTGAATAGGAATTTTGATCAAGTGTTAACAGAAGTCCGAGGTATACCCAGGGACGAGATggattccaattttttaCAATTATATTTGATCAAGAGTTGCCAATGGGGCCACATGGATAgcattgaatatatatggTATAAATATGTTACCCAATGGAAGGCGTTGACTGTTCCACCGAAGTTATTGTGCGATATAGGGAATATTTGTATATCTTACAATAAGACTTATATTCCTAAGCAATTATACGCGTATTTTAATGCAGTATATGGTAAGAGGGATAACAAATCTCTGCGATCGAAGACGGAAGATCATTATGCTTTATTACGAATTAGAGTGGAAAGTTTTGCAAAGGGAACGTTGCATACGACAAAATTCCGAGAAAAATGGAAAGTATATCTTGAAGACATTGACAACAATCCGTATTTCAATGATGTCACGAATAATCATTTGATTAAAGTTCGCGATTTCCCATATCTAACTCAAAGCATGAATCATAGTTGTGATGAAGAAACCGCgtcaaatattttgtttgGTGAGAACAGGATTGCCATCAAGAACCCGCGCTCATTGATCTTATTCTTGAATATGATTTTGTTACAAGACGGTACCATTTTCAGCACATCATTCAAGACCAGTGTGTTGAAAAGGTTCCAACAGGTGTACCAATCGATGGAATTACCAAATGACACTCTCaccattttgaaaacaCTTAGCAGGCAGTAG
- the NDAI0C05960 gene encoding 2-aminoadipate transaminase (similar to Saccharomyces cerevisiae YER152C; ancestral locus Anc_8.204): MDAPATINFFKGHPSSRLLPRKEIIEATAELLSPEERPYDSDTNNRHPLTYGSDSGAYWVRNEITELNKKVYGIDHAKPEYLNLTSGASYGILNILLQTTLPHVGYTKQAFIVTPTYFLINDCFIDAGFAGKMTAIDEMDPTSEQFDGYDLNINLLLDKIHELEGSVHGNSNEDEIEKNEGTCTQQLLNDSKAKLPRSLECIRRPNANSMKKIYKYVLYCVPSFANPSGKSYSLKTKRKLIDLACLYDILIITDDVYEFLNYKVNPATSVIPKRFVDIEREMWRDLPDGCDLEGMYGHVVSNATFSKIIAPGLRVGYNETISSKLVTQLSKGGANVSGGTPSQLNSMIVGTMLRNGSAMRILQNLRDTYKHRSEVLYESIKQWLPKDTIAPLQEGGYFSWVTLPEGYDAKEVGERLECEYGVILANGSNFEVANDERNWGARSVRLSISFMEPTDIKIGIQQWGEVCKKYAKEFSLPF, from the coding sequence ATGGACGCACCAGCTAcaatcaatttctttaaggGCCATCCATCTTCTAGATTATTACCCCGTAAGGAAATCATCGAAGCTACTGCGGAACTATTAAGTCCCGAAGAGAGACCCTATGACTCCGATACAAATAATAGACATCCATTAACGTACGGGTCTGATTCTGGTGCCTATTGGGTCCGTAATGAAATTACAGAACTTAATAAGAAAGTGTATGGCATAGATCATGCGAAACCAGAATATTTAAACTTAACTTCTGGTGCATCATATGGGATCTTGAATATCTTATTACAAACTACTTTGCCTCATGTTGGATATACGAAACAAGCTTTTATTGTCACTCCtacatattttttgattaaTGATTGTTTCATTGATGCTGGGTTTGCAGGTAAGATGACTGcaattgatgaaatggATCCAACAAGTGAACAATTTGACGGGtatgatttgaatataaatCTCTTGTTAGATAAAATACATGAATTAGAAGGTAGTGTACATGGTAATAgtaatgaagatgagattgaaaaaaatgaaggGACATGTACACAACAACTTCTAAATGATAGTAAAGCTAAATTGCCACGAAGTTTAGAATGTATAAGGAGACCCAACGCGAACAgtatgaagaaaatatataaatatgtcCTATATTGTGTTCCAAGTTTTGCAAATCCATCTGGTAAATCTTACTCTCTGAAGacgaaaagaaaattaattgatttggCCTGTTTGtatgatattttaattattaCAGATGATGtttatgaatttttaaattataaAGTAAATCCAGCAACATCTGTTATTCCCAAAAGATTTGTTGATATAGAAAGAGAAATGTGGCGAGACCTTCCAGATGGATGTGATTTAGAAGGAATGTATGGACATGTTGTATCAAACGCAACGTTCTCAAAGATAATAGCGCCTGGGTTAAGAGTTGGATATAATGAAACcatttcatcaaaattaGTTACTCAATTATCTAAAGGTGGTGCTAATGTTTCTGGGGGTACACCTTCTCAATTAAATTCTATGATTGTAGGAACCATGTTAAGAAATGGAAGTGCAATGCGAATCTTACAAAATTTGAGAGATACATATAAACATCGAAGTGAAGTATTGTATGAAAGTATTAAACAATGGTTACCCAAGGATACGATAGCGCCATTACAAGAGGGAGGTTATTTCAGTTGGGTAACATTACCGGAAGGTTATGATGCCAAGGAAGTTGGTGAACGATTGGAGTGTGAATATGGTGTGATATTAGCAAATGGGTCCAATTTTGAAGTGGCTAATGATGAAAGAAATTGGGGTGCCAGATCTGTGAGATTATCTATCAGTTTCATGGAACCCACTGATATTAAGATTGGCATACAACAATGGGGGGAAGTATGTAAAAAATATGCAAAGGAATTTTCTCTCCCCTTTTAA